In the genome of Candidatus Poribacteria bacterium, the window AGCGGGACTTTAAGAGAAAATGCGTAAGTTCTATCTTGCCAGATAGAGCGTATCTACCACACATTTATTCATAAGTTTTCGACTTCGCGTGCCGGGCACTGCTTCTCAGACCCCAGACGCTCCCCGTGAAATTGCTGTCAATCAGCTGCTGGAAAATGTTATAGCGAGATCTCGGCTTGATTTCAAACCGATCTACTTCCGGTAAAAACGGATAGATCGCCGTTTCACCCGCCAAGATCGCGAAGAATTTACCACGTCTATTCGGAAGAAAAATCGGTCCCTTCCACTCCAGATCCTCCACGATGGGCGGCACCTCAGGAACAGCCATTTCTGCATGGAGAAGCACCTCTACCCTATGGTATAATTTAATAAAAGCCGGGAGCTTGTTTTCGAGTTGGATGTCGGCTTGAGAATAAGGAGTCCGAAAAAACACCTTCTCCGAAAAAGCCAAGAGTCTGGAGGAATTAAATGCGTGTGGCAGATAGTATCCATCCAAACTCGTTCCATTTTCATTATAGCAGACCCCAACAGCGATAACAAACTCACGAAATTTAAATCCCCTCCATTTTGCGTCTATCGCGCTGAGCAATAGAATCGCCTTATCGGCTTCCTGATACGGAAAGAAACCTTGCTTGCGCAACGCCTCTTTCCAGAACGATAAATCCGCTGTGCCATAGAGTGTGACCTCTCTAACATTATCAAGGTCTGCGGCGTATTTGATGGAGGTATTTGAGGTTCCGCTATTCTTCATAGATATTCTTCATCTGCCAAGCGTTTAGCGATTTGAGTTCGCAGGCTTGCCCTTGTGAACGCAACGACACACCAAGGCTATCTTCCCTGTCCGGATAGACACGCATCGCGACGCACTGCTTCCCATTGGCGAATACCTCTACGACACTCTTATCAACAAACACACGTAATTTGAGAGTCTCGTCTTGGGCAATGGAGACCGGTCCAGTCTCAGGCGCACGTGAAAGGACATCTGGTGCAGTTGACGAATACGATGAGTCAATTGTAAGGAGACTATCACGCACACGGTCAGGTATGTCTGGGTTGCGCAGTCCGCGTTCTCTGAAGAAAGCAATACGAGTGAACTCCTCCTTCTGTGGTGAACGTAGGACGTTCAATTCAACCATTGGTGCCGATTTCGGATCGATTTCGAGTTTAAGTTCCATCGCATTGCCCACTATACCCTCCAAGACGATTTCTTCGTTTGCGGGTAAGGTCATCGCATTGACCTGCTGATGCGCATACCGCAACGACTCAATATCACCTGCGGGTTCAACACCGACTTCATCTTTGGAGAGGAGGGTCAGTCGGCGGGGTAGCGTCATAATCTGATTCCAGCCTTTGGTAGGCTTCGCTGGATTCATATTATAGATAACGATGAGTCCACCTTTGCCATCAGGCGTTGCCGAAGGGGCGTGGACACCGGCGGGTGATGCTGCGCCAAAATTGTTTTTCGCCCCTGCTGTCACAACAAATTTGTCGCGTTCAGTATCATAATCACCGAGCAGGTATTGCCCACCGCTTATATGACTGAAGAAGAGGAGTATATGTCGGTCCCCGATGGGCCAAAAATACGGGCAGGCACCGTCATCACCGACCAATGTGAACTGGTCATCCTCAATGAACGGATGCAGATAGACCCAATTCGCGAGGTCTGCTGAACGGAGCAAAAAGTTTGCGCGGATACGTTTGCCACCGGGTCCGTGCGGGAGCGTGCCACCTGAAAGTGAATAATACAAACCATCTTTTTTCCAAATACACGGATCAAAGACGCGATACACCGGTGTCGTGCCATCGGCATGTTTCGCTGGAATGACCGCTTTGCCGGAGACCTTCTCCCAATTCAGGAGCAGCGGATCGCTTGATACTGCTACCATGTTCCCAACAACCGTTCCGTGGTACATCGCAATCACGCGGTCTTCCTCTACAAGCGTTGCACCCGAAAAACAGCATCTTTCGGGGTTCGGATAGATCGCATAAGGCAGGTCGCGCCAGTGGATGAGGTCGTCGCTAATTGCGTGTCCCCAATGCTGCCGCGTATCTTCAGGTGGATACGCCTGATAAAAAAGATGCCAGCGTCCCTGCCAGAAACACAGACCGTTCGGGTCGTTAAGCATCGCCTCAGGGTTGATATAGTGATAGATAGGACGATGTGGGTCGCCTTCATAAGCCTTTCGTGCAGCGATGAGCCGTTGCATCAAGGGATTCGTCTCCAACTGCGCTTCTTGTTCTTCCAACGTCTCCGCGAATGTGTAATGCGGTACAAGCGAAGTATAGTCTTCGTTGGTTTCCATCGTGTCTCCTCTGTTACGTAAACGCTATGAAATACTGTGGTAGTTAGAATAGCATAGACATGCCTGTATGTCCAGAAAATTTTCCGTTCCCGCCTTCCGATTTTGAATTGACATCACTTTTATGTCCTGCTACAATGCATAAGTGTTATCTGAGGGCAACACGTTGATTAGGACACTCGATCGTTAAAGGAGTAATGAAGCGATGGATAGAACCGAACAGCAACCACGCAAAAAGGCGGAGATGCACGTCGGTGTTCAAGGCATCGGGACCTCTCCTAAAGAGTTGGCATTCCTTGTTCGCCACGGTGTAACGCACATGGATGCCTCCGTTGGGAATACCGAAACCGAAACACTGATTCGGCACAAGGCAGAGGCAGCCGAAGTCGGGGTCAGCCTCGAAATGATTCACATCGGGCTTCCAAAAAGCATCATATTCGCCCA includes:
- a CDS encoding glycoside hydrolase family 32 protein, with amino-acid sequence METNEDYTSLVPHYTFAETLEEQEAQLETNPLMQRLIAARKAYEGDPHRPIYHYINPEAMLNDPNGLCFWQGRWHLFYQAYPPEDTRQHWGHAISDDLIHWRDLPYAIYPNPERCCFSGATLVEEDRVIAMYHGTVVGNMVAVSSDPLLLNWEKVSGKAVIPAKHADGTTPVYRVFDPCIWKKDGLYYSLSGGTLPHGPGGKRIRANFLLRSADLANWVYLHPFIEDDQFTLVGDDGACPYFWPIGDRHILLFFSHISGGQYLLGDYDTERDKFVVTAGAKNNFGAASPAGVHAPSATPDGKGGLIVIYNMNPAKPTKGWNQIMTLPRRLTLLSKDEVGVEPAGDIESLRYAHQQVNAMTLPANEEIVLEGIVGNAMELKLEIDPKSAPMVELNVLRSPQKEEFTRIAFFRERGLRNPDIPDRVRDSLLTIDSSYSSTAPDVLSRAPETGPVSIAQDETLKLRVFVDKSVVEVFANGKQCVAMRVYPDREDSLGVSLRSQGQACELKSLNAWQMKNIYEE